From the Pyrenophora tritici-repentis strain M4 chromosome 5, whole genome shotgun sequence genome, the window AGAAGACTACATGGCTGGTAGTTCAAGAGCTAAACCCCCCAAACCCAACACGTTTGGCTTATCAGCGACACCAGATGCTCTACAACTACCAACATCGACAGCATCTTCAGGGACTTCAACACCAAAGTCTCGCGGTGTCTCACCGGCTCCACCACCAGCAAAGCTTCCAGGCCATCTCATATCTGACACAAAGTCAAAGCCAAAGCCGAAAGCCAAAGTCAATGTTACAGGTGGAACGCCAATGCATGGCGCCTCCACAGCACTCAGCGATCTGGAATCAGCAATCAGGGCACTGGAGATTCAAACCAACCCTACGCTTGCGCCTCAAGATAGCAGTAAGAGGAAATGCAATTGCATGGCTACAAGGCATCCACTTCTTGAGGCAGCACCAAACTGCCTGAATTGTGGAAAGATCATATGCGTGAAGGAGGGCATCGGTCCATGTACTTTCTGTAACTCGGCACTGTTCAGTGCACAAGAAATACAGTCAATGGTGCGCGTTCTACGTGAAGAGCGAGGGAAAGAAAAGATGGCCGCCAATAACGCAGGTCAGAAGCGCGCCGACGTCTCCCTAGCACCGCGTCCCTTCTCAACTCCCCGAAGCGCGACACCAGTTTCTTCAAACCCTGCCTCGGATGTTGAGTCTGAGAATGAAAAACTGGCCCGAGCGAAGCAGCACAGAGACAAACTTCTTGCCTTCCAAGCCCAGAACGCAAAACGAACACAAGTGCACGACGAAGCTGCAGACTTCGAGACTACCACCGCGGGCCTGAGCATGTGGGCTAGCCCTCAAGAACGTGCTATGCAACTCAAAAGACAGCAAAAAGCCTTGCGTGAGCAAGACTGGAACGCACGTCCCGAATATGAAAAGCGGAAGGTGGTTGCCAGTATCGATCTCTCAGGAAAGAAGCTTGTCAAACGCATGGCTGCTACCGAGCGACCGGTCACACCAGAGAGTGAGGAGGAGCCAGTTCAAGACTCGCGATATCCTACCGACGGCAACACGCTGTCGAGTAGCAGTGGAGCGTTTAGTAAGAACCCGCTGTTGGGCGGGTTGATCAGGCCGACTATCAAGGTTGAAGAGAGTAAAGGCAAAGAAAAGGAAGGCGGGAGGAAACAGACCTGGCGACGCGTACAGGATGACAATGATGACAACGAGCAATGGATCTTGGATGGTGGTGTCTATGGTTCTAAAGCCGACAACGTGAGCTTGGAGATGGATGGCCTGAGATGATTTTTACCATCATCTGTCGTTGAAAAGAAGAATTGAATAGTATTGAGAAATCAGATGATATACATCGAGCCAGCTATAAAAAGCAAACTGCCAAATCCAATCAACATAAGACCTCGTGAGGCATGAAAACACGCAGCAAGCCACCCTACGCATTACTCTGGCTATTCCAGCTCCCTGAGGCTCTTCTCGATATTCGCCCAGACAGGCGACGGCAGAACCAAATTGGCCCAATAATTATCCTCGTGGTCCTTCCCGACAACAGACATTATATGCCTCATCACCACAGGCGGTGGCTTTAGGCAAAATGTGTGACTGAAAAACGGAGTGCCGGGGGGATTGGATCTCGACTCCGAAGTATCACCAGCCCGTAGCACGGCAGGGCCAAAATCCGTTACAAGGTAGAACTTACCCTTTGCCCAGTTGGAAGTGATTACAGGTACGGCTTTGGAGTCGCCGCAGAGAGTAGCCATAGGGTCGCCTGATGCTCGCTGTGCCTCCAGGTTTCCAATGACCTGTTGTTCTGTGGCCTGTGCTGCGAGCTGCTCACGGGTTGCCAGCGCAATTGGACCCATTAGGCCTGCTGCAACATCGGGCGAATACAGCGTGAAGCCTACCGCTATCATGTTTTGCACATACACGCCTTGTGCATTGATGAGTTCGGGGAGTCGGAACCGCGCGTTGATACTTTGCAATAAGGTCATTGGACGAGGGGCTGGTAACGACGTAGAGATCATGCCGATCAGCCACGCGGTGAAGACATCGGATTCGCTGATGAAGACCTCCTTCTCATTGGAAATGGTAAGTTCTTGCTGTGCCTGCTCGCGCAGGCTATCCATGACTTTCTTGGGTACGCAAAGCGCGCGTGTCTCGGGGAGAGGGGTAGACATCAGTCCATAAGCAACTCTCGCCATAAATGCGAGCTTGGATAGACCCTTGAGCTCTTTTGAACGCATACAAGATGCCTCTCGCTTGTCCACTGAAGCCTCTGCTATCGTTGACAGAACGTCATCTTTTGCACCGAGGAGAGCTGGTACCTCTGACTCTCGGCCGGCTAGTACTAGGGACCAATTTTGAAGTAAGGCTTTCAGTCCCATGGCATCCATCAACGTATGTGGCCATGAGAGTCCAACAATAGTCGCGTTGGTGAAGGAGGTAACATGAACAGACATCTGCGGGGTGTCTCCAGCGAGTAGGTCTTCAATAATTGTTGGCGCGTCTGGACGAGTAGCTAGCTCATTGTAGTCTTTATGTGGGGTCCACATTGCGACTTTCCTGTTGGGCTTGGGAAGTGTCTTGGCTGCTGGGTGGTCCTCGATTGCTTGGTCCTTGTTCACATGGGTGAATATAAATGGAGGCCGATCCGCTGTGAATTCCCATGGTACGTGGATCTCCAGTGCTCCATCTTCCTTTTCAATGTTAGTGCTTTTCTTCAATCGAAGCTACGAAAATAGAGCCGTAACACACCTTGAGTCTCAAACGACCTCCAAGTTTCTTCCAATCTCCAGTTGACAAAAGTTTTGTCAAAGACTTCTGCAGCTTGTCGGCATCAAGTGGATCGTTAAAACACATCGACCATGTCAGCAGGGTATCGCGGAAAGTTTTGGTGTCATCCAATCCATGAACGGGGTAAACGATGTCATTCTCATAAAGATGTGATGAATCATCTGCATCCTTGGCTGCCTTCCCCATGAGACGCGTAAGAAAAGCCGCCATTTTGAGGTAGTTGTGGGAACTCGAGGTGTAGACTGAAAATATTCGAACACGTTGTACCGGTACATATAACTGTAGTAACGCGTTGTAAGTAAATTGGAATTGGGATGGCCCATTCAGGGGTACTTGGCACTGTGTTGATGTTCGCGCATCCCGGTCTGCGCATCGCGGACTACGGATACTGCGTCCCCGGAGCTTTGAAGCGACACTTTCGCGTTCGCGTTATCGCGGCAGAGCGGGTAGAGCGTCTCCGGTACTTCCGTAAGCTAAGTAAGGCTGACGTTGACACTATACGCTGCGACTCCTGCCATTACCATGCGCCGCTGAAACTCCTCATTTCGGCCTCCAGGCAAGAAAATTGCCGGTTTATTGAAAAGAATGATTGTTCAAAAAGCTACCATTCTTGGACGTTGCCGATAAGACACGAGCCAACACCGATTACTGCATCTGGGGTGATGCAAAATAGGGGCTGAGGAAAAAGGTAGCAATGATGTGGATAGCAGTGGAGGAATTGTTTTTGGTTTACAGTCAACCCCTTACATGATTCTCCGTGGATCATGCGTACAACGTATCATCATGTAGGAGTAGCATGGCTTCTGTAAAGGATGTTGACCCCAATATCATCCAGGATGCACTTCTCCTATATCCCATCCATGCACTGACTATCGCAAAACCCCGTGGCAAAAACCCGTATCTAGATCCGCGTTCCGAGCCGTAGGCCCAAGTGTCAGCCCACTATTACGGCTTGACACCAGTGAACTCGGCAAATATCTCAATAAGCCTGTCCTGGTCCCCAACGTCCTCAACGGCCTTGAAGACTGGAAGCTCGCCCATGCCCACATAGAAGTAAGACCCGCTCTTCTTGGATATCTCATCTTCTCCTTCGGCAAGCGAGAGATAAAGGTCGACAGCCGCTTCGAGACTATCTGCGCCAGTCGGGCCTCCCATTCTGGTTGGAACATGGCCAGGCTCGAGCGAGGTACTCACTGTATCCGGCCACATCCGGGCGAAAGCCTTCATCAACAACATGAGCAAAAACTTGCTCGAGCCGTATGCGCTGAACTGTTCGTACAGACCAGCTGGACGCAGTTTCCAGAAGATGTCAGTCAAGCTACTGGTACCAAATTCGTGCATTCCTGAAGTGATGTAAACCAAGCGTTTGGGACGTTTGATGAGTACCGATAGAACATAAGGTGCCACTGAGTTGATAGCGACAATGGATGGGATACCGTCGACTGTTTCTTCGTAGGGGCCCATGCATATGGCAGCGTTGTGGATAACGCAGTCGAAGGTACCAAGTTTGTTAACGGCCTCTGCTAGACTTTTCGTCTCAGCAAGGCTGCGTAGGTCGCCGATCAGGACTGCTTCTGCTCCAGGAACATTTTCTCTGGCGTCTTTTGCACATTCCTCATCGCGGGCATGTACGACCACAGAGTGGCCCTTAGCGATCAAAGCTTTCGCAGAAGCCGCTCCGAGGCCTTCGGAAGATCCAGTGATGAAGAATCTCGCCATTGGGTAAAATGAGTACAGGATATGTATAGGATATGTGATGCAGGTGTGTGTGCAGGAAGTGAGGGGCCGAAAGAATCGTCATCAAGAGACAGCTCCATCTCTCGCGGCCTTGCTACGGCTTCATCAGAGTTCTCCTCACTGTTCAACAACATCCGTTTGGTTGCTTCGGTCTATATGAGGGTCCGGGTAAGGCCGCGTTATCGCCGTCTAGGATGACCACCGGAGACTTGAATATGCCGACTCGCCCGCTTAAAGTGGCGCCTTTCCTAAACGGCTCACTCTACAAGCTGTCATCCGTTGCTTACCTCAACGAATGCCCTGAACGTGCACACAAACCACAATGGTGGTGCTGAATATCGTTATGTTTAATTTGCCGC encodes:
- a CDS encoding C2HC5 finger protein is translated as MHGASTALSDLESAIRALEIQTNPTLAPQDSSKRKCNCMATRHPLLEAAPNCLNCGKIICVKEGIGPCTFCNSALFSAQEIQSMVRVLREERGKEKMAANNAGQKRADVSLAPRPFSTPRSATPVSSNPASDVESENEKLARAKQHRDKLLAFQAQNAKRTQVHDEAADFETTTAGLSMWASPQERAMQLKRQQKALREQDWNARPEYEKRKVVASIDLSGKKLVKRMAATERPVTPESEEEPVQDSRYPTDGNTLSSSSGAFSKNPLLGGLIRPTIKVEESKGKEKEGGRKQTWRRVQDDNDDNEQWILDGGVYGSKADNVSLEMDGLR
- a CDS encoding Transferase domain containing protein encodes the protein MAAFLTRLMGKAAKDADDSSHLYENDIVYPVHGLDDTKTFRDTLLTWSMCFNDPLDADKLQKSLTKLLSTGDWKKLGGRLRLKEDGALEIHVPWEFTADRPPFIFTHVNKDQAIEDHPAAKTLPKPNRKVAMWTPHKDYNELATRPDAPTIIEDLLAGDTPQMSVHVTSFTNATIVGLSWPHTLMDAMGLKALLQNWSLVLAGRESEVPALLGAKDDVLSTIAEASVDKREASCMRSKELKGLSKLAFMARVAYGLMSTPLPETRALCVPKKVMDSLREQAQQELTISNEKEVFISESDVFTAWLIGMISTSLPAPRPMTLLQSINARFRLPELINAQGVYVQNMIAVGFTLYSPDVAAGLMGPIALATREQLAAQATEQQVIGNLEAQRASGDPMATLCGDSKAVPVITSNWAKGKFYLVTDFGPAVLRAGDTSESRSNPPGTPFFSHTFCLKPPPVVMRHIMSVVGKDHEDNYWANLVLPSPVWANIEKSLRELE
- a CDS encoding FabG, Dehydrogenase with different specificities (related to short-chain alcohol dehydrogenase) translates to MARFFITGSSEGLGAASAKALIAKGHSVVVHARDEECAKDARENVPGAEAVLIGDLRSLAETKSLAEAVNKLGTFDCVIHNAAICMGPYEETVDGIPSIVAINSVAPYVLSVLIKRPKRLVYITSGMHEFGTSSLTDIFWKLRPAGLYEQFSAYGSSKFLLMLLMKAFARMWPDTVSTSLEPGHVPTRMGGPTGADSLEAAVDLYLSLAEGEDEISKKSGSYFYVGMGELPVFKAVEDVGDQDRLIEIFAEFTGVKP